One Natronomonas moolapensis 8.8.11 genomic region harbors:
- a CDS encoding acyl-CoA thioesterase yields MELPFETELQVRFRDLDTLGHVNNAVYATYLEQARLRYFDRVLDVPWEEREMVLASQSVEFARPLTLEDGTIRVACGVTEVGETSFRMRSRVFAGDDGDPAATADGTIVAVAGGEPREIPESWRERFIEFEPGL; encoded by the coding sequence ATGGAACTTCCGTTCGAGACCGAACTCCAGGTCCGGTTTCGCGACCTCGACACCCTCGGGCACGTCAACAACGCGGTGTACGCGACGTATCTCGAGCAGGCCAGGCTCCGGTACTTCGACCGCGTGTTGGACGTCCCGTGGGAGGAACGGGAGATGGTACTCGCGAGCCAGTCGGTCGAGTTCGCCCGCCCGCTGACGCTCGAGGACGGAACGATCCGGGTCGCCTGTGGCGTCACCGAGGTCGGCGAGACGAGCTTTCGGATGCGATCGCGCGTGTTCGCCGGTGACGACGGGGACCCGGCGGCGACCGCCGACGGGACGATCGTCGCGGTCGCCGGAGGCGAACCGCGCGAGATCCCCGAGTCGTGGCGCGAGCGGTTCATCGAGTTCGAACCCGGACTCTGA